The Sesamum indicum cultivar Zhongzhi No. 13 linkage group LG6, S_indicum_v1.0, whole genome shotgun sequence genome has a segment encoding these proteins:
- the LOC105164403 gene encoding metal tolerance protein 1 — protein sequence MDAQNSEHGHVIEVSADVPSSVRGSSGSKACAGATCGFADANTSSKDSQERSASIRKLLIAVVLCIIFMSVEVVGGVKANSLAILTDAAHLLSDVAAFAISLFSLWASGWEATPRQSYGFFRIEILGALVSIQMIWLLTGILVYEAIVRIIHDTGEVQGFLMFLVSAFGLLVNVIMAILLGHDHGHGHGHGHGHAHGHGHGHGLGHDHAHEDHDHGSDEEHVHSHGVSVTRHHHHFQGHPIHDEHHHIHDGGPSEPLLNRSSEGDTKLKGEQKKKKQRNINVQGAYLHVLGDSIQSIGVMIGGAIIWYKPEWKIVDLICTLIFSVIVLGTTIRMLRNILEVLMESTPREIDATMLEKGLCEMEEVVAVHELHIWAITVGKILLACHVTIKPEADADMVLDKVIDYIKREYNISHVTIQIERE from the coding sequence ATGGATGCTCAAAATTCAGAGCATGGACATGTTATTGAGGTTTCCGCTGATGTGCCATCTTCAGTGAGGGGCTCTAGTGGAAGCAAGGCATGTGCAGGAGCGACTTGTGGTTTCGCTGATGCCAACACCAGCTCTAAGGATTCACAAGAGCGTTCAGCTTCCATAAGGAAACTTCTGATTGCAGTTGTATTGTGCATCATCTTTATGAGTGTTGAAGTAGTTGGTGGTGTCAAAGCAAATAGTCTCGCAATATTGACTGATGCAGCCCATTTGCTTTCGGATGTTGCTGCTTTTGCTATTTCACTGTTTTCATTATGGGCTTCAGGATGGGAAGCTACCCCACGCCAGTCTTATGGATTTTTTAGGATAGAGATACTGGGGGCTTTGGTCTCGATTCAAATGATCTGGCTTCTCACAGGGATCCTTGTCTATGAAGCGATTGTTCGAATTATCCATGATACTGGTGAAGTTCAAGGCTTTTTGATGTTTTTGGTCTCTGCCTTTGGTCTGCTTGTCAATGTTATCATGGCTATCTTGCTGGGACATGATCATGGGCATGGGCATGGGCATGGGCATGGCCATGCTCATGGTCATGGTCATGGGCATGGTTTGGGCCATGATCATGCACATGAGGATCATGATCATGGCTCTGATGAGGAGCATGTGCACAGCCATGGAGTGAGTGTAACCAGGCACCATCACCACTTTCAGGGACATCCCATACACGATGAGCACCATCATATCCATGATGGAGGACCCAGTGAGCCTTTGCTCAACAGGTCAAGTGAAGGTGACACTAAGTTAAAAGGggaacagaaaaagaaaaagcagcGGAATATAAATGTTCAGGGGGCTTACCTTCATGTGCTTGGAGATTCTATACAGAGTATTGGGGTTATGATAGGTGGGGCTATTATTTGGTATAAACCAGAATGGAAAATTGTTGATTTGATTTGTACCCTGATCTTTTCCGTAATTGTCCTGGGCACCACAATTAGAATGCTGCGAAACATTCTTGAGGTTCTTATGGAGAGCACTCCCAGAGAGATTGACGCAACAATGCTTGAGAAAGGTCTTTGTGAGATGGAAGAGGTCGTCGCAGTTCATGAGTTGCATATTTGGGCAATTACTGTGGGGAAGATCTTATTAGCTTGCCATGTCACAATTAAGCCTGAAGCTGATGCGGACATGGTACTGGACAAAGTCATTGATTATATCAAGAGGGAATACAACATCAGTCATGTAACAATCCAGATAGAAAGGGAATAG